In Lysobacter firmicutimachus, one genomic interval encodes:
- the cyoE gene encoding heme o synthase, giving the protein MNAATRPTFKQYWDLTKPRVVALIVFTAIVGMFMAVPGWPPLRESVLGFLGIWLAASSAAAINQLLDSRIDAKMARTSWRPIVAGQVSPTQALVFALILAAASMLILVVWVNAITAVLTFASLIGYAVIYTVYLKRATPQNIVIGGIAGAAPPLLGWAAVTGMRGDWDWAHALLLVLIIFVWTPPHFWALAIFRRADYARAMVPMLPVTHGVAYTRWQILFYTILLAVVSVLPCVFGMSGYFYLFGVLVLDAMFLYYAWRLMNPPDELYAMKVFNYSIVYLMVLFAFLMIDHWLPTSLQPAPLFELQRAG; this is encoded by the coding sequence ATGAACGCCGCCACCCGCCCCACGTTCAAGCAGTATTGGGACCTGACCAAGCCGCGCGTGGTCGCGCTGATCGTGTTCACCGCGATCGTCGGCATGTTCATGGCGGTGCCGGGCTGGCCGCCGCTGCGCGAGTCGGTGCTGGGCTTTCTCGGCATCTGGCTGGCCGCGTCCTCGGCGGCGGCGATCAACCAACTGCTGGACTCGCGCATCGACGCCAAGATGGCGCGCACCTCGTGGCGGCCGATCGTCGCCGGCCAGGTCAGCCCGACCCAGGCGCTGGTGTTCGCGCTGATCCTGGCCGCGGCGTCGATGCTGATCCTGGTGGTCTGGGTCAACGCGATCACCGCGGTGCTGACCTTCGCTTCGCTGATCGGCTACGCGGTGATCTACACCGTCTACCTCAAGCGCGCTACGCCGCAGAACATCGTCATCGGCGGCATCGCCGGCGCGGCGCCGCCGCTGCTCGGCTGGGCCGCGGTCACCGGCATGCGGGGCGATTGGGATTGGGCCCATGCGCTGTTGCTGGTGTTGATCATCTTCGTCTGGACGCCGCCGCATTTCTGGGCGCTGGCGATCTTCCGCCGCGCCGACTATGCGCGGGCGATGGTGCCGATGCTGCCGGTGACCCACGGCGTGGCCTACACCCGCTGGCAGATCCTGTTCTACACCATCCTGCTGGCGGTGGTGTCGGTGCTGCCCTGCGTGTTCGGCATGAGCGGCTACTTCTACCTGTTCGGCGTACTGGTGCTGGACGCGATGTTCCTCTACTACGCCTGGCGGCTGATGAACCCGCCGGACGAGTTGTACGCGATGAAGGTGTTCAACTACTCCATCGTGTATCTGATGGTGCTGTTCGCGTTCCTGATGATCGATCACTGGCTGCCGACCTCGCTGCAGCCGGCGCCCTTGTTCGAGTTGCAGCGCGCCGGTTGA
- a CDS encoding membrane dipeptidase: protein MIDRRRFLLATAGWLAAACAGRARAGADASPAAGASVWAPYSQAMPIDGCAFLGNDGGEADAPLTPAVIADVRDSGLRALQVTVGPVARYENAYESTVRDLAYWEREFARHPDLLLPVRNAADLQRAHRERKLGIVFQFQDSAPIGEKLERVDDFQRLGVRTVQLTYNLRNLAGDGCMEPGDAGLSRFGQQLIERLNERRLLLDLAHSGRRTALEAIAASKAPVLISHTGCAALVERPRNKTDAELRAVAGGGGVVGIYLMPFLREQGQATAADVIAHLEHAVRVCGEDHVGIGTDNALSPVRLTEAYKRMHRDTVRERRRLGVSAPGEHEDVYLFVPELNHARRFERIAALLARRGHSDARIGKLLGGNFARVMSEVWG, encoded by the coding sequence ATGATCGACCGCAGACGATTCCTGCTCGCGACCGCGGGCTGGCTGGCCGCGGCCTGCGCCGGCCGCGCGCGCGCCGGCGCGGACGCGTCGCCGGCCGCGGGGGCGTCGGTATGGGCGCCCTATTCGCAGGCGATGCCGATCGACGGCTGCGCCTTCCTCGGCAACGACGGCGGCGAGGCCGACGCGCCGTTGACGCCGGCGGTGATCGCCGACGTGCGCGACAGCGGTTTGCGCGCGCTGCAGGTCACGGTCGGGCCGGTGGCGCGCTACGAGAACGCCTACGAGTCCACGGTGCGCGATCTGGCTTACTGGGAGCGAGAGTTCGCCCGCCATCCCGACCTGCTGCTGCCGGTGCGCAACGCCGCCGACCTGCAGCGCGCTCATCGCGAGCGCAAGCTCGGCATCGTGTTCCAGTTCCAGGACAGCGCGCCGATCGGCGAGAAACTGGAGCGGGTCGACGATTTCCAGCGTCTGGGCGTGCGCACGGTGCAGCTGACCTACAACCTGCGCAACCTGGCCGGCGACGGCTGCATGGAACCCGGCGACGCCGGCCTGAGCCGGTTCGGCCAGCAGCTGATCGAGCGCCTCAACGAGCGTCGCCTGCTGCTCGACCTGGCCCACAGCGGGCGCCGCACCGCGCTGGAGGCGATCGCCGCGTCGAAGGCGCCGGTGCTGATCAGCCACACCGGCTGCGCCGCCCTGGTCGAGCGGCCGCGCAACAAGACCGACGCCGAGCTGCGTGCGGTGGCCGGAGGCGGCGGCGTGGTCGGGATCTATCTGATGCCGTTCCTGCGCGAGCAGGGACAGGCGACCGCGGCCGACGTGATCGCGCATCTGGAGCACGCGGTGCGCGTCTGCGGCGAGGACCATGTCGGCATCGGCACCGACAATGCGCTGTCGCCGGTGCGGCTCACCGAAGCCTACAAGCGCATGCACCGCGATACGGTGCGCGAGCGCCGGCGCCTGGGCGTGTCGGCGCCGGGCGAACACGAGGACGTGTACCTGTTCGTGCCCGAACTCAACCACGCCCGCCGCTTCGAACGCATCGCCGCCCTGCTGGCGCGACGCGGCCATTCCGACGCGCGCATCGGCAAGCTGCTGGGCGGCAATTTCGCCCGGGTGATGAGCGAGGTGTGGGGCTAG
- a CDS encoding COX15/CtaA family protein — protein sequence MSVTGKGLATPGLYKNFHRIAWLAVGLALCVIVFGAFVRLSHAGLSCPDWPTCYGRAAWPTNPHEIGDHAATQIRPVEVDKAWREQFHRMIAGLLGVLTLTLALVSARRRSKGMVQVLAAAAVVAVAIPLYMRGQHVAASALAIVGEGILLAAALRWSNTDLSRACALTLAVIIFQALLGMWTVTWLLKPIVVMGHLLGGLLTFSLLVWIAWRAIDRPIRLADAPALCRWIALGIGVLGVQIALGGWTSANYAALACGNDFPTCVGQWWPRHDFGEAFVLWRGIGVDYEGGILDGEARIAIQLAHRIMAVAVFAYLIGLAAKLLRTPGLRGWGSLLAALTLLQVGLGIANVKLGLPLAVAVAHNGGAALLLFALVSLLARLRTPEP from the coding sequence ATGAGCGTAACCGGCAAAGGCCTGGCGACCCCGGGCCTGTACAAGAACTTCCACCGTATCGCCTGGCTGGCCGTGGGGCTGGCGCTGTGCGTGATCGTGTTCGGCGCCTTCGTGCGCCTGTCCCATGCCGGCCTGAGCTGCCCGGATTGGCCGACCTGCTACGGCCGCGCGGCCTGGCCGACCAACCCGCACGAGATCGGCGACCACGCCGCGACCCAGATCCGCCCGGTCGAAGTCGACAAGGCCTGGCGCGAGCAGTTCCACCGCATGATCGCCGGCTTGCTCGGCGTGCTGACCCTGACCCTGGCCCTGGTCTCGGCGCGCCGCCGCAGCAAGGGCATGGTCCAGGTGCTGGCCGCTGCCGCGGTGGTCGCGGTCGCGATTCCGCTGTACATGCGCGGCCAACACGTCGCCGCCTCGGCGCTGGCGATCGTCGGCGAAGGCATCCTGCTCGCCGCGGCGCTGCGCTGGAGCAATACCGACCTGTCGCGGGCCTGCGCGCTGACCCTGGCGGTGATCATCTTCCAGGCCCTGCTGGGCATGTGGACGGTGACCTGGCTGCTCAAGCCCATCGTGGTCATGGGCCATCTGCTCGGCGGCCTGCTGACCTTTTCGCTGTTGGTGTGGATCGCCTGGCGCGCGATCGACCGGCCGATCCGGCTGGCCGATGCGCCGGCGCTGTGCCGCTGGATCGCGCTCGGCATCGGCGTACTCGGCGTGCAGATCGCGCTGGGCGGCTGGACCAGCGCCAACTATGCCGCGTTGGCCTGCGGCAACGATTTCCCCACCTGCGTCGGCCAGTGGTGGCCGCGCCACGATTTCGGCGAGGCCTTCGTGCTCTGGCGCGGCATCGGCGTGGATTACGAGGGCGGCATCCTCGACGGCGAGGCGCGGATCGCGATCCAGCTCGCCCACCGGATCATGGCGGTGGCGGTGTTCGCCTATCTGATCGGCCTGGCGGCCAAGTTGCTGCGCACCCCCGGGCTGCGCGGCTGGGGCAGCCTGCTCGCCGCGCTGACTCTGCTGCAGGTCGGCCTGGGCATCGCCAACGTCAAGCTCGGCCTGCCGCTGGCGGTCGCGGTGGCGCATAACGGCGGCGCCGCGCTGCTGCTGTTCGCACTGGTGTCCCTGCTCGCGCGCCTGCGCACGCCGGAGCCGTGA
- a CDS encoding DNA/RNA non-specific endonuclease, protein MTDPLSFRSVDAPMPPSAWPSGDETAADAAAGFGPAALNAMPLAEREILANGLAERLDASQLHALRSAFGDTLDRAVNERSGPAVREAYAGRVAAETQEIDARVVNPDGGEVNQARWTVDEQGRPVRAEATLRTVFSQLERGDAETQAQRDAADRGIDGDQGGHVFGHRFVTDQGLKNLFPQNGNFNMGAYKTLENEWAAWIDQGMEVRIAIDLNPRGADRPDRVRISYEVIDPADGGRVYDQRVSFDNRAGQTYDRIDSEQMDELIAARA, encoded by the coding sequence ATGACCGACCCGCTGAGCTTTCGTTCCGTCGATGCGCCGATGCCGCCGAGCGCTTGGCCGTCCGGCGATGAGACCGCGGCGGACGCCGCTGCCGGCTTCGGCCCGGCAGCGCTGAACGCGATGCCGCTGGCCGAGCGCGAGATCCTCGCCAACGGCCTGGCCGAACGCCTGGACGCTTCGCAACTGCACGCATTGCGCAGCGCGTTCGGCGACACCCTGGACCGCGCGGTGAACGAGCGCAGCGGTCCGGCGGTGCGCGAGGCCTATGCCGGCCGCGTCGCCGCCGAGACCCAGGAGATCGATGCGCGCGTGGTCAATCCCGACGGCGGCGAAGTCAACCAGGCACGCTGGACCGTAGACGAACAAGGCCGGCCCGTGCGCGCCGAAGCCACTCTGCGCACCGTGTTCAGCCAACTCGAACGCGGCGACGCCGAGACCCAGGCCCAGCGCGATGCCGCCGACCGCGGCATCGACGGCGATCAGGGCGGTCATGTGTTCGGTCATCGTTTCGTCACCGACCAGGGCCTGAAGAACCTGTTCCCGCAGAACGGCAACTTCAACATGGGCGCCTACAAGACCTTGGAGAACGAGTGGGCGGCCTGGATCGACCAGGGCATGGAGGTGCGCATCGCCATCGACCTGAACCCGCGCGGCGCCGACCGACCGGACCGGGTTCGCATTTCCTATGAGGTGATCGACCCGGCCGACGGCGGCAGGGTTTACGATCAGCGCGTGAGCTTCGACAACCGCGCCGGACAGACGTACGACCGGATCGACAGCGAACAGATGGACGAGCTGATCGCAGCACGCGCCTAA
- a CDS encoding bile acid:sodium symporter family protein: MRLHVDRFTLALLAAVALAWAWPLSGAPAAALDRFTDVAIATLFFLHGARLSREAIRAGATHWRLHLLIFAATFVLFPLLGLALTPLATRGLTPELYLGLLFLCCLPSTVQSSIAFTSMAGGNVPAAVCSASASSLLGVFLTPLLMSALAGAHGGMADPVEAIGKIVLQLLAPFVAGHLLRPWIGAWVARRRALLRYTDQGTVLLVVYAAFAASMGSGLWQSTPVESVYLLLAICALLLAAVMIALTMAARRLGFDRSDEIAIVFCGSKKSLATGVPMAKVLFAGPALGAIVLPVMLFHQIQLLVCAQVAARYARRRAAPAPGAGDDVAD; encoded by the coding sequence ATGCGCCTGCACGTCGACCGCTTCACCCTGGCCCTGCTCGCCGCCGTCGCGCTGGCCTGGGCCTGGCCCCTGAGCGGCGCGCCGGCCGCGGCGCTGGATCGCTTCACCGACGTCGCCATCGCGACGCTGTTCTTCCTCCACGGCGCACGCCTGTCGCGCGAGGCGATTCGCGCCGGCGCGACGCATTGGCGGCTGCATCTGCTGATCTTCGCCGCGACCTTCGTCCTGTTCCCGCTGCTCGGCCTGGCGCTCACGCCGCTGGCCACGCGCGGATTGACCCCGGAGCTGTACCTGGGCTTGTTGTTCCTGTGCTGTCTGCCCTCGACCGTGCAGTCCTCGATCGCGTTCACCTCGATGGCCGGCGGCAATGTCCCGGCTGCGGTCTGCAGCGCCTCGGCCTCGAGCCTGCTCGGCGTGTTCCTGACTCCGTTGCTTATGAGCGCATTGGCCGGTGCGCACGGCGGCATGGCCGATCCGGTCGAGGCGATCGGCAAGATCGTGCTGCAGTTGCTGGCGCCGTTCGTCGCCGGGCATCTGTTGCGGCCGTGGATCGGCGCCTGGGTCGCGCGGCGGCGCGCGCTGCTGCGCTATACCGACCAGGGCACGGTGCTGCTGGTGGTCTATGCCGCATTCGCCGCGTCGATGGGCAGCGGGCTGTGGCAGAGCACGCCGGTGGAATCGGTGTACCTGCTGCTGGCGATCTGCGCGCTGCTGCTGGCGGCGGTGATGATCGCGCTGACGATGGCCGCGCGCCGGCTCGGCTTCGACCGCAGCGACGAGATCGCGATCGTGTTCTGCGGTTCGAAGAAGAGCCTGGCGACCGGCGTGCCGATGGCCAAGGTGCTGTTCGCCGGCCCGGCGCTGGGCGCGATCGTGTTGCCGGTGATGCTGTTCCACCAGATCCAGTTGCTGGTCTGCGCCCAGGTCGCCGCGCGTTACGCGCGCCGCCGCGCCGCGCCCGCGCCGGGCGCGGGCGACGACGTCGCCGACTGA
- a CDS encoding S9 family peptidase — translation MSLRHVLSVTALALACAGVHAQPSSAVERERHGNRVSENLPEIPAELLERLNRYQNTRGAGLGGWTREGCLLIGTRFAETVQAHRVCQPLGMREQLTFYREPVGSLGTAPAGADGFVFGKDVGGNEFWQLYWFDLASRETTLLTDGKSRNDSPLFSHDGKQLAYSSTLRNGKDTDVWVMDLATRKPRTVVTEGGSWSASDFSPDGKQLLVIKYVSASESYPGVVDLQTGKLQMFPVDGGKAAINHFRFSRDGRAVYYVSDEPIDGKPQEFATLRRHEPASGKFEVLSAGIPWDVDNLALAADGRHLALVSNEDGIGKLRVLALPEHREVALPELPVGVIGGVEFSPDGRRIALSINTATSPSDVYVIDLAPAKLSRWTRSEVGGLDASKFVAPSLVRYPTFDRVDGRPRTIPAFYYKPANTAAGKKLPVVVQIHGGPEAQSMPSFSATAQFLANELGVAVLVPNVRGSSGYGRTYLGLDNAEKREDSVKDIGALLDWIAQQPELDAQRVGVYGGSYGGYMVLSSLMHYSDRIRAGVDVVGISDFTTFLNNTESYRRDLRRAEYGDERVPEMKAVFDRISPLKNAGKIRSPLFVAQGKNDPRVPYTEAEQIVKAVRDNGQPVWFLMFDDEGHGFQKKANSDFFGAATMRFWLEHLIGDSGK, via the coding sequence ATGTCGCTGCGCCACGTTCTGTCCGTCACCGCCCTGGCCCTGGCCTGCGCCGGCGTCCACGCCCAGCCTTCGTCCGCGGTCGAACGCGAACGACACGGCAACCGGGTCAGCGAGAATCTGCCGGAGATTCCGGCCGAGCTGCTGGAGCGCCTGAACCGCTACCAGAACACCCGCGGCGCCGGCCTCGGCGGCTGGACCCGCGAAGGCTGCCTGCTGATCGGCACCCGCTTCGCCGAGACGGTGCAGGCGCACCGGGTCTGCCAGCCGCTGGGCATGCGCGAGCAACTGACCTTCTACCGCGAGCCGGTCGGCAGCCTCGGCACCGCGCCGGCCGGCGCCGACGGCTTCGTGTTCGGCAAGGACGTCGGCGGCAACGAGTTCTGGCAGTTGTACTGGTTCGACCTGGCCAGCCGCGAAACCACCCTGCTGACCGACGGCAAGTCGCGCAACGACAGCCCGCTGTTCTCCCACGACGGCAAGCAACTGGCCTACAGCAGCACTTTGCGCAACGGCAAGGACACCGACGTGTGGGTGATGGACCTGGCCACGCGCAAACCGCGCACGGTGGTGACCGAAGGCGGCAGTTGGAGCGCCTCGGATTTCTCGCCCGACGGCAAGCAGCTGCTGGTGATCAAGTACGTGTCCGCGTCCGAGTCCTATCCGGGCGTGGTCGATCTGCAGACCGGCAAGCTGCAGATGTTCCCGGTCGACGGCGGCAAGGCCGCGATCAACCATTTCCGTTTCTCCCGCGACGGCCGCGCGGTGTACTACGTCTCCGACGAGCCCATCGATGGCAAGCCGCAGGAGTTCGCCACCCTGCGCCGGCACGAGCCGGCGAGCGGCAAGTTCGAAGTGCTCAGCGCCGGCATTCCCTGGGACGTGGATAATCTCGCCCTCGCCGCCGACGGCCGCCATCTGGCCCTGGTCAGCAACGAGGACGGCATCGGCAAGCTGCGCGTGCTGGCGCTGCCGGAGCACCGCGAAGTGGCCCTGCCCGAGCTGCCGGTCGGGGTGATCGGCGGGGTCGAGTTCTCGCCCGACGGGCGCCGCATCGCGTTGTCGATCAATACCGCGACTTCGCCCAGCGACGTCTACGTGATCGATCTGGCGCCGGCCAAGCTGAGCCGCTGGACCCGCAGCGAAGTCGGCGGCCTGGACGCGTCGAAGTTCGTCGCCCCGAGCCTGGTGCGCTACCCGACCTTCGACCGGGTCGACGGCCGGCCGCGCACGATTCCGGCCTTCTACTACAAGCCGGCCAACACGGCGGCCGGCAAGAAGCTGCCGGTGGTGGTGCAGATCCACGGCGGCCCGGAAGCGCAGTCGATGCCGAGCTTCAGCGCCACCGCTCAGTTCCTCGCCAACGAACTCGGCGTGGCGGTGCTGGTGCCAAACGTGCGTGGCTCCTCCGGTTACGGGCGCACCTATCTGGGCCTGGACAACGCCGAGAAGCGCGAGGATTCGGTCAAGGACATCGGCGCCCTGCTCGACTGGATCGCACAGCAGCCCGAGCTCGACGCGCAGCGCGTCGGCGTCTACGGCGGCAGCTACGGCGGCTACATGGTGCTGTCCTCGCTGATGCACTACAGCGACCGCATCCGCGCCGGCGTCGACGTGGTCGGCATCTCCGACTTCACCACCTTCCTCAACAACACCGAGTCCTACCGCCGCGACCTGCGCCGCGCCGAGTACGGCGACGAGCGCGTGCCGGAGATGAAGGCGGTGTTCGACCGCATTTCGCCGCTGAAGAACGCCGGCAAGATCCGCTCGCCGCTGTTCGTCGCCCAGGGCAAGAACGACCCGCGCGTGCCCTACACCGAGGCCGAGCAGATCGTGAAGGCGGTGCGCGACAACGGCCAGCCGGTGTGGTTCCTGATGTTCGACGACGAAGGCCACGGCTTCCAGAAAAAAGCCAACAGCGATTTCTTCGGTGCGGCGACGATGCGGTTCTGGCTGGAGCACCTGATCGGCGATAGCGGGAAGTGA